From Sphingopyxis sp. USTB-05, the proteins below share one genomic window:
- a CDS encoding NAD(P)/FAD-dependent oxidoreductase, whose protein sequence is MPAGRDPSGEPAYDALVIGAGPAGLTAALYLARYRRRTLVLHDGRSRALGAPMAWNVPGFPDGISGADLVARLTDQAERYGAEIELARVDRLSAGAGGAPFAARLEDGRRLSARGLILATGVITNEAVLASGDHDAAVRSGALRYCPICDGFEHRGRKIAVLGSDLHGAAEAMFLRQYTDDVTLIPKWQVELTPAQRAELAASDVRVEERQLLRLAHRDRRIAVQLEGAEDALLFDTLYPALGSEPRSELLAGLGLQGDANRCLPADAFAEPLMPGVYGAGDVLAGLDQISTATGHGAAAATRLHNWLRRVEGHVMADQH, encoded by the coding sequence ATGCCCGCTGGCCGCGACCCTTCGGGCGAGCCCGCTTATGATGCGCTCGTCATCGGCGCGGGACCCGCAGGGCTCACCGCCGCTCTCTATCTTGCGCGCTATCGCCGCCGCACCCTCGTGCTCCACGACGGACGCTCGCGCGCGCTTGGCGCGCCGATGGCCTGGAACGTGCCCGGATTTCCCGACGGAATATCGGGAGCCGATCTCGTCGCGCGGCTCACCGATCAGGCAGAGAGATACGGTGCCGAAATCGAATTGGCGCGTGTCGACCGTCTGTCCGCAGGCGCCGGCGGTGCCCCCTTCGCGGCGCGGCTCGAGGACGGCCGCCGCCTGTCGGCGCGCGGGCTCATTCTCGCGACGGGCGTCATCACCAACGAGGCGGTGCTTGCCAGCGGCGACCATGACGCCGCCGTCCGGAGCGGCGCGCTGCGCTACTGCCCGATCTGCGACGGATTTGAGCATCGCGGGCGCAAGATCGCCGTACTCGGGTCGGACCTTCATGGCGCCGCCGAGGCGATGTTCCTGAGGCAATATACCGACGATGTGACCCTCATCCCCAAGTGGCAGGTCGAGCTCACGCCGGCGCAGCGCGCCGAACTCGCGGCCAGCGACGTGCGGGTCGAGGAGCGGCAGCTGCTTCGCCTCGCGCACCGGGACAGACGCATCGCGGTGCAGCTGGAGGGTGCAGAGGACGCGCTTCTCTTCGACACCCTCTATCCGGCGCTCGGGTCCGAACCGCGCAGCGAATTGCTGGCGGGGCTCGGTCTCCAAGGCGACGCCAATCGCTGCCTGCCCGCCGATGCCTTTGCCGAGCCTTTGATGCCCGGCGTCTATGGCGCCGGCGATGTTCTCGCCGGGCTCGACCAGATCAGCACCGCGACGGGCCATGGCGCGGCGGCTGCGACGCGGCTTCACAACTGGCTGCGCCGTGTCGAAGGGCATGTCATGGCGGACCAGCACTGA
- a CDS encoding HEPN domain-containing protein — MKSGIDHLPPHKQRELERVVEIIFEEFEDALALATQGWKKKGRISKIILYGSYARGGWVDEPHTAKGYQSDYDLLIIVNDKRLTDRADYWSKLDDRLIRELSVTKTLRTPVNFIVHSLDEVNSGLSQGRYFFMDVARDGIAIYQAVDDELAEPQPKTPHAALDMAREYLEEWQSSGVEFYETSQFARQRGWTKKAAFLLHQAVESYYNCVLLVTKFYSPHVHNLAFLRTQAERVDDRLIEAWPRETKSDRSRFEKLKEAYIKARYSKHYSITTEELAWLGERVANLADIVELVCRERIALLEATARDAG, encoded by the coding sequence ATGAAAAGCGGTATCGACCATCTTCCCCCGCACAAGCAGCGCGAACTCGAGCGCGTCGTCGAGATTATCTTCGAGGAATTCGAGGATGCACTGGCGCTCGCAACGCAGGGCTGGAAGAAGAAGGGGCGCATCTCGAAAATCATTCTCTACGGCAGCTATGCGCGGGGAGGGTGGGTCGACGAGCCGCACACCGCCAAGGGCTATCAGTCCGACTATGACCTGCTGATCATCGTCAACGACAAGCGGCTGACCGATCGCGCCGACTATTGGTCGAAGCTCGACGACCGGCTCATTCGCGAACTGTCGGTGACGAAGACGCTGCGGACGCCGGTGAACTTCATTGTGCACAGTCTCGATGAGGTGAACTCCGGGCTGTCGCAGGGCCGCTATTTCTTCATGGACGTCGCGCGCGACGGGATCGCGATCTACCAGGCCGTCGATGACGAATTAGCCGAGCCGCAGCCGAAGACGCCGCATGCGGCGCTGGATATGGCGCGGGAATATTTGGAGGAGTGGCAATCTAGCGGCGTTGAGTTTTACGAGACTTCGCAGTTCGCGCGCCAGCGTGGCTGGACCAAGAAGGCGGCTTTCCTCCTGCATCAGGCGGTCGAGAGCTATTACAACTGCGTCTTACTCGTCACCAAATTCTATTCGCCTCATGTACACAACCTCGCGTTCCTGCGCACGCAGGCTGAACGAGTGGATGATCGTTTGATCGAAGCCTGGCCTCGCGAGACGAAGTCTGACCGGTCTCGATTTGAGAAGCTGAAGGAAGCGTACATCAAGGCGCGATACTCGAAGCACTACAGCATCACGACCGAGGAACTGGCCTGGCTGGGTGAGCGGGTCGCCAATCTGGCGGACATCGTCGAACTGGTGTGCCGCGAACGGATTGCGCTCCTGGAAGCAACGGCGCGCGACGCTGGCTGA
- a CDS encoding DUF5818 domain-containing protein has product MAGIGSRIDESGMLLRVAGGFALRRDLGGRWRLDLRRTPVDHVEKRVRITGTLVGDDLVEVDGVAPEGATAAGGALPDSGSPIEA; this is encoded by the coding sequence ATGGCGGGAATCGGATCACGCATCGACGAGTCGGGAATGCTGCTGCGGGTGGCAGGCGGCTTTGCGCTTCGCCGCGACCTCGGCGGCCGCTGGCGGCTCGACCTTCGCCGCACCCCCGTCGACCATGTCGAGAAGCGCGTGCGCATTACGGGCACGCTCGTCGGCGACGATCTTGTCGAGGTCGACGGCGTCGCCCCGGAAGGCGCTACCGCGGCGGGTGGTGCTCTTCCGGACAGCGGCTCGCCGATCGAGGCATAG
- a CDS encoding response regulator, translated as MPNPSPAPLCTAIVAEDEWLVRIDIVEALEAAGFAVREVESAEDALLLIGEEQPHILVTDIRLAGALDGWSLAEAYRAAHPGGGVVYASANVPLADRQVEGSFFFSKPVLMSALVDACLGLCAGQDGRPA; from the coding sequence GTGCCAAACCCGTCCCCCGCCCCTCTCTGCACGGCGATCGTCGCCGAAGACGAATGGCTCGTCCGCATCGACATCGTCGAGGCGCTCGAGGCAGCCGGGTTCGCGGTTCGCGAGGTGGAAAGCGCCGAGGATGCGCTCCTCCTGATCGGCGAGGAGCAACCGCATATCCTCGTGACCGATATCCGGCTTGCCGGCGCTCTCGACGGTTGGAGCCTCGCGGAAGCCTATCGCGCCGCTCATCCGGGCGGCGGCGTCGTCTATGCCTCGGCCAATGTGCCGCTTGCCGATCGACAGGTCGAGGGCAGCTTCTTCTTCTCGAAGCCCGTGCTGATGAGCGCGCTCGTCGATGCATGCCTCGGGCTCTGCGCCGGGCAAGACGGCCGGCCCGCCTGA
- a CDS encoding DUF3253 domain-containing protein: protein MDNEAQEAVLALLAARAPDGSVCPSEVARAITRGPNWRSAMPTVHATVDGMLAENLVQLSWKGEPLARRNGPYRIGTAIKN from the coding sequence GTGGACAATGAAGCACAAGAGGCTGTTCTTGCGCTTCTGGCCGCGCGGGCGCCCGATGGATCAGTATGTCCGAGCGAGGTCGCTCGGGCGATAACCCGCGGGCCAAACTGGCGCAGCGCCATGCCCACCGTCCATGCGACAGTCGACGGCATGCTCGCCGAGAACTTGGTGCAGCTTAGCTGGAAGGGTGAGCCCCTTGCCCGACGCAATGGACCGTATCGCATCGGTACGGCGATCAAAAACTAA
- a CDS encoding retron Ec67 family RNA-directed DNA polymerase/endonuclease translates to MTVSPFKRIDHLKLASSLSDLALLLGFQPKPFAWVVYKQPSKYTSFTVPKKRGGHRLIKAPEPKLKNVQKRLCELLQDCIADINNQRGQTEKLSHGFRRKHSIMSNAYQHRGRRYVLNIDLKDFFDTINFGRVRGFFMTNKHFALHERTATAIAQIACHDNSLPQGAPTSPVVSNLIAHILDVRLAKLSRRYGVHYTRYADDLTFSTNRRAFPEQIAKCDATGTWVVGEALEGAIERAGFLLNPSKTRMQFRQSRQDVTGLVVNDKINVRTEYYRDARAKCHSLFRTGKFFTKSQVRKDDGSIETKDIPGEIEQLFGQMSFIDSVKRYQKIFDPDYQLSGQEKVYRNLLFYRHCYASTLPTIFCEGKTDNVYLRCAILALAADFDRLAEVKDGTVDFKVKLFNYNEHSKRLIGVAGGSGQLHSFITDYRKNMKPFSAPVTRQPVILLVDNDSGADGIFKCVKSITKNACDGKENFYFVTDNLYVVPTPLTMDGNQTMIEDFLPLKWRDEKLGGKVLNLGKNLNTEREYGKSLFAEHVIKKNRKDVDFDGFRPILDRIVMVMDDFANRNSPTLT, encoded by the coding sequence ATGACCGTCAGCCCATTCAAGCGCATTGACCATCTCAAGCTTGCATCAAGCCTTTCAGATTTGGCACTCCTGCTCGGCTTCCAACCGAAGCCTTTCGCATGGGTGGTCTACAAGCAGCCCAGCAAATATACTTCGTTCACCGTTCCAAAGAAGCGTGGCGGACATCGGCTTATAAAAGCCCCCGAACCAAAGCTCAAAAATGTTCAGAAGCGTCTATGTGAACTTCTTCAAGACTGCATTGCCGACATAAATAACCAACGGGGTCAAACGGAAAAGTTATCACACGGATTTCGACGTAAGCATTCAATTATGTCAAATGCATATCAGCACCGAGGACGGCGATATGTTCTCAACATTGACCTGAAGGATTTTTTTGACACGATCAATTTCGGACGAGTTCGCGGGTTTTTTATGACCAATAAGCATTTTGCGCTGCACGAGCGTACGGCGACGGCAATTGCGCAGATCGCTTGTCACGACAACAGCCTTCCCCAGGGCGCTCCCACGTCTCCGGTGGTTTCTAATCTGATTGCCCATATTTTAGATGTTCGGCTAGCCAAACTGTCCCGACGATATGGAGTTCACTACACGCGCTACGCTGATGACCTCACCTTCTCCACCAATCGGCGTGCATTTCCCGAGCAGATCGCAAAGTGCGACGCCACTGGAACTTGGGTTGTCGGCGAAGCACTCGAGGGCGCGATTGAGCGCGCCGGTTTTCTTCTCAACCCTTCAAAGACAAGGATGCAATTTCGACAATCTCGACAGGACGTCACCGGGCTCGTGGTGAATGATAAAATCAATGTCCGCACAGAGTATTATCGTGATGCGCGTGCAAAGTGCCATTCCCTATTTCGAACTGGAAAATTTTTCACCAAATCCCAAGTTAGAAAAGATGATGGTTCCATCGAAACTAAAGATATACCTGGAGAAATCGAACAGCTTTTCGGTCAGATGAGCTTCATCGACAGCGTCAAGAGGTATCAGAAAATCTTTGACCCGGACTACCAATTATCCGGCCAGGAAAAGGTATATCGAAATCTTCTGTTCTACCGACATTGCTATGCCTCAACCCTTCCGACAATTTTTTGCGAAGGAAAGACTGATAATGTTTACCTCCGGTGCGCAATTTTGGCACTCGCTGCTGACTTTGACAGATTAGCGGAAGTGAAGGACGGGACAGTCGATTTCAAGGTCAAGCTTTTTAACTACAATGAACATAGCAAGCGACTCATCGGCGTCGCTGGAGGTTCAGGACAGTTACACAGCTTCATCACGGATTATCGCAAGAACATGAAGCCGTTCAGCGCACCAGTTACCCGCCAGCCGGTCATTCTCTTGGTCGATAACGATAGCGGCGCAGATGGGATTTTTAAGTGCGTAAAATCGATTACGAAAAACGCCTGCGACGGCAAGGAAAACTTCTATTTTGTGACCGATAACTTGTACGTTGTGCCGACCCCCCTAACAATGGATGGTAACCAGACAATGATTGAGGACTTCCTACCTTTAAAATGGCGAGACGAAAAACTTGGAGGAAAGGTCCTAAATCTCGGAAAAAATCTCAATACAGAGCGAGAATACGGAAAGTCGCTTTTTGCCGAGCATGTAATAAAGAAAAATCGCAAGGATGTAGATTTCGATGGATTCAGGCCAATATTGGATCGCATCGTGATGGTGATGGACGATTTTGCTAACCGAAATTCGCCGACGCTCACTTAG
- a CDS encoding DUF736 family protein: MGAIGFVSGTIEKGFVGELRTLSIRVPIEIRINRGKGSDVQPDYRVYSDDVEIGAGWVRLAAVSERRYVSLALEAPEFGQRRLYANLARAAGQDNPDAYALLWNPAD, from the coding sequence ATGGGAGCCATCGGCTTCGTCAGCGGCACGATCGAGAAGGGCTTTGTCGGCGAACTTCGCACCCTCTCGATCCGGGTGCCGATCGAAATTCGCATCAATCGCGGCAAGGGGAGCGACGTGCAGCCCGACTACCGCGTCTATTCGGACGACGTCGAGATCGGCGCGGGATGGGTGCGCCTCGCAGCAGTGTCCGAGCGGCGCTACGTGTCGCTCGCGCTCGAAGCCCCCGAGTTCGGGCAGCGGCGCCTCTATGCAAACCTTGCCCGCGCGGCGGGGCAGGACAATCCCGACGCTTATGCGCTGCTCTGGAACCCCGCCGACTGA
- a CDS encoding AAA family ATPase yields the protein MSLLALRRLVVFSHGKAVYDEEFHLGVNIISGENGSGKSTIADFIFYVLGGEFDEWKEKAKLCDEVRAEISTPSGPLTLRRRIDGRQEPIIVFFGPMEDALASPIEGWERYPIRRQTEKQLGFSQMIFRACGIPEAPTGEGANVTVHQILRLLYADQRTPAPRLFRFERFDTRDIRAAVGDLLLGANTYELYEAQLEFRSANKTLADRQQRLRSLLEAIPAEYGSMNVRELAERMTALERESAALIQEIDALDDAEPAADDKEFEENRGAAFKEIRRERTRLRQIEELIERLELEISDLDTFVDYLEEAAAKANAASSLADALGTIDFAYCPACLAPIDVGEPAACVLCAKPVDPERESARYLEIKLDLSLQLRESRQILEAKETELQKSTQELKAIRQDLRKRSLEFQSAYELSASPREAKLAVLNNRIGQIGQQISYLGSVRELAEKVAALIAERDSAQSEVDRFTALINRLQHATSGRVLDAMRLVSGTAKALLMQDLKRQEEFENPGQVTIDFADDAILVDGKMNFAESSNVVLKNAALLALLGAAAQDEKFYHPRFVLMDNVEDKGMEQIRSHNFQEIIVNLSRSVATPHQIIFTTSMLNPELDLDQFTIGRHYTKEFRTLDFGALPTKDIDTAT from the coding sequence ATGAGCCTCCTTGCGCTTCGCCGCCTTGTCGTCTTCTCTCACGGGAAGGCTGTGTACGATGAGGAATTTCACCTCGGCGTCAATATTATTAGCGGTGAAAACGGGTCTGGAAAATCGACGATCGCGGACTTTATTTTCTATGTTCTGGGTGGAGAGTTCGACGAGTGGAAGGAAAAGGCCAAACTTTGTGACGAGGTTCGTGCGGAAATCTCCACACCCTCCGGTCCACTAACGCTTCGGCGTCGCATCGATGGCCGACAAGAACCGATCATAGTTTTTTTCGGGCCGATGGAGGACGCTCTCGCCAGCCCGATTGAAGGTTGGGAACGATATCCAATTCGCCGCCAGACGGAGAAGCAGCTGGGATTCTCTCAAATGATATTCCGCGCCTGCGGAATACCTGAGGCGCCCACCGGCGAAGGCGCTAATGTCACTGTACACCAAATACTGCGCCTCCTTTACGCGGATCAGCGCACGCCCGCGCCGCGGCTGTTTCGCTTTGAACGTTTCGACACTCGCGACATTCGAGCCGCGGTGGGCGACCTTTTGCTCGGGGCCAACACCTATGAACTCTATGAAGCACAGCTAGAATTCCGGAGCGCTAACAAAACGCTGGCTGACCGCCAGCAACGATTGCGATCACTCTTGGAGGCGATCCCCGCCGAATATGGATCAATGAACGTTCGCGAGTTGGCGGAACGGATGACCGCATTGGAGAGGGAATCTGCTGCGCTGATTCAGGAAATCGACGCACTTGACGACGCGGAGCCGGCCGCTGACGATAAGGAGTTTGAAGAAAATCGCGGCGCTGCCTTCAAAGAAATACGACGGGAGCGAACGAGGCTGCGGCAGATTGAGGAGCTGATCGAGCGCCTCGAACTCGAGATTTCAGATCTCGATACATTCGTCGATTATCTCGAAGAAGCTGCTGCCAAGGCGAACGCAGCTTCGTCGCTCGCAGATGCGCTCGGCACAATCGACTTCGCCTATTGTCCGGCCTGTTTAGCGCCAATTGACGTTGGCGAGCCCGCAGCATGCGTATTATGCGCGAAGCCGGTCGATCCTGAACGAGAGTCCGCGCGGTATCTAGAAATTAAACTGGACCTTAGCCTTCAACTGCGCGAATCTCGCCAGATCCTGGAGGCCAAAGAGACCGAGCTTCAAAAGTCTACGCAAGAACTGAAGGCGATACGTCAAGACTTGCGGAAGCGCTCCCTCGAGTTCCAGTCTGCATACGAACTCTCGGCCTCGCCGCGCGAGGCAAAGCTTGCCGTGCTTAATAATCGCATCGGCCAGATTGGCCAACAGATTAGCTATCTCGGTTCCGTTCGAGAGTTGGCCGAGAAGGTGGCGGCCCTAATCGCCGAACGGGATTCAGCGCAGAGCGAGGTGGACCGGTTCACTGCGCTGATCAACCGCTTGCAACACGCCACCTCGGGTCGCGTTCTAGACGCTATGCGCCTAGTTAGCGGCACTGCGAAAGCTCTGCTAATGCAGGATTTGAAGCGTCAGGAAGAGTTCGAGAATCCCGGGCAAGTGACAATAGATTTTGCGGACGATGCGATACTTGTAGATGGCAAAATGAACTTCGCAGAGAGCAGCAATGTTGTTTTGAAGAACGCCGCTCTTCTGGCGTTGCTCGGCGCGGCAGCTCAGGATGAGAAGTTTTATCATCCTCGGTTCGTGCTAATGGACAATGTCGAAGACAAAGGAATGGAGCAAATCCGAAGCCACAATTTTCAGGAGATAATCGTCAATCTCTCGCGAAGCGTGGCAACTCCACATCAGATCATTTTCACGACGTCCATGCTTAACCCCGAACTGGATCTCGACCAATTCACGATCGGCCGTCATTATACGAAGGAGTTCCGAACGTTAGATTTTGGCGCGCTCCCGACCAAAGACATCGATACTGCCACCTAG
- a CDS encoding sensor histidine kinase → MRETLVEDEAAQGGLAVRESAAHLAALVEGSDDAIISKTLDGIITSWNPAAERLFGYCADEIVGRSILTLIPEERRSEETAIIERVRAGERVPPFETVRRRKDGSLVDLSITVSPVRRADGTIIGASKIARDISERKAVEAQLARQAERLTHLNRAALLVSQDLDLERIVQAVTDIATELSGARFGAFFYNVLGDEGESYLLFSLSGAPREAFERLGMPRITAVFNPTFRGAGTIRSDDIRKDPRYGLSAPHHGMPEGHLPVVSYLAVPVISRSGAVLGGLFFGHDEPAMFNAEVEELVEAVAAQAAVAMDNAHLHEAARVEIAARVRAKEELQLTLAEMRHRVKNTLAMVQAIAAQTFRETPAAERQSFEARVRALSDAHDLLTERHWGTVSAGEMIERALHAFDKMKPGRISLAGPDAEVPASRALLAAMALHELGTNAVKYGALSGDAGTVAVEWDMVNESGRDRLRLRWSEQGGPPVAPPARTGFGTRMLERALRGQGGSAAIEFRPEGVCCTVELPA, encoded by the coding sequence ATGCGTGAGACGCTGGTCGAGGACGAAGCGGCGCAAGGGGGCTTAGCCGTTCGCGAAAGTGCCGCGCACCTCGCGGCGCTCGTCGAGGGCTCGGACGATGCGATCATCAGTAAAACGCTCGATGGTATCATCACCAGCTGGAATCCCGCGGCCGAACGCCTGTTCGGTTATTGTGCCGACGAGATCGTCGGCCGCTCGATCCTCACCCTCATCCCCGAGGAACGCCGCAGCGAAGAAACCGCGATCATCGAGCGTGTGCGCGCCGGCGAGCGCGTTCCGCCTTTCGAGACGGTCCGTCGGCGCAAGGACGGCAGCCTCGTCGACCTCTCGATCACCGTGTCGCCGGTGCGCCGCGCCGACGGCACGATCATCGGCGCTTCGAAGATCGCGCGCGACATCTCGGAACGAAAGGCGGTCGAGGCGCAGCTCGCCCGCCAAGCCGAGCGGCTGACCCACCTCAATCGCGCCGCCCTCCTCGTCTCGCAGGATCTCGACCTCGAACGGATCGTCCAGGCGGTGACCGATATCGCGACCGAGCTCAGCGGTGCGCGCTTCGGCGCCTTCTTTTACAATGTGCTGGGCGACGAGGGAGAAAGCTATCTGCTCTTCTCGCTATCCGGCGCCCCGCGCGAGGCGTTCGAGCGCCTCGGCATGCCGCGCATTACCGCCGTCTTCAACCCGACGTTCCGCGGAGCGGGGACGATCCGGTCGGACGATATCCGCAAGGATCCGCGCTACGGCCTGAGCGCGCCGCACCACGGCATGCCGGAGGGGCATCTGCCCGTCGTGAGCTATCTCGCGGTTCCCGTCATCTCGCGCTCGGGCGCGGTGCTCGGCGGTCTTTTCTTTGGCCATGACGAGCCCGCCATGTTCAATGCCGAGGTCGAGGAGCTTGTCGAGGCCGTGGCTGCGCAGGCGGCGGTGGCGATGGACAACGCCCATCTTCACGAGGCGGCGCGCGTCGAGATCGCGGCGCGTGTGAGGGCCAAAGAGGAGCTCCAGCTCACCCTCGCCGAAATGCGCCACCGGGTGAAGAACACGCTCGCGATGGTCCAGGCGATCGCCGCGCAGACGTTTCGCGAGACGCCGGCCGCCGAGCGCCAGTCGTTCGAGGCGCGCGTCCGCGCCCTCTCCGACGCGCACGACCTCCTCACCGAACGCCACTGGGGCACCGTATCGGCCGGCGAAATGATCGAGCGCGCGCTGCACGCCTTCGACAAGATGAAGCCGGGCCGCATCAGCCTCGCGGGGCCGGACGCCGAGGTGCCGGCGTCGAGGGCGCTGCTCGCGGCGATGGCGCTGCACGAACTCGGGACCAATGCGGTCAAATATGGAGCATTGTCGGGCGACGCCGGCACGGTCGCGGTCGAGTGGGACATGGTGAACGAGAGCGGCCGGGATCGGCTCCGCCTGCGCTGGAGCGAGCAGGGCGGTCCCCCCGTCGCGCCTCCCGCGCGCACGGGTTTCGGCACGCGAATGCTCGAACGGGCGCTCCGCGGGCAGGGCGGCAGCGCCGCGATCGAATTCCGGCCCGAGGGTGTTTGCTGCACCGTCGAGCTTCCCGCATGA
- a CDS encoding ABC-three component system protein: MTPFSFELIAGGSGTFDVIFIHGLSGDPKETWTSPVAVDPSNAYWPAWVSHDISAANVYALGYPADAFASWLVESMSLYERAKAVLEHLAGLGLGSRPIAIVAHSLGGLLAKQILRTGLEADDEDWFGVASSIKLILFLSTPHSGSSVASALTFVMPKLASKYSVALQAGSALLDELNASYKSAAQKQQIQTVAYYETFKTKAVLVVSKESANPGVSGVNPIPIDADHSSICKPVNRESPIYISVLRKLRKFAESCPAAASTPSIGNDKPFVFDSADYLEKTKDRRDLLAKLEAANREHEYRFANEAQNKFAQSYMRLGLHAAAKEANDSLLNDIQQRFETHIYLPLICKGASDAEIQGALQITLIDPIVEKYAASHKVQARTVIEGMYFLTEQCHIRWDPA, from the coding sequence ATGACGCCGTTCTCATTCGAACTGATCGCGGGGGGGTCGGGAACTTTTGACGTCATCTTCATCCACGGCCTTTCGGGCGATCCCAAAGAAACGTGGACCTCGCCTGTCGCAGTGGACCCATCGAACGCCTATTGGCCAGCCTGGGTGAGTCATGACATATCCGCTGCGAACGTTTATGCACTGGGCTATCCGGCTGATGCTTTCGCGAGCTGGCTCGTCGAGAGCATGTCGCTCTACGAACGTGCAAAAGCGGTGCTTGAACATCTAGCCGGCTTGGGACTTGGAAGCAGACCCATCGCGATAGTGGCGCACAGCCTTGGCGGGTTGCTAGCGAAGCAGATTTTACGCACCGGGCTAGAGGCTGATGACGAGGATTGGTTCGGTGTCGCTTCCTCCATCAAGCTCATACTTTTTCTTTCGACACCGCACTCCGGCTCAAGCGTTGCATCCGCTCTCACCTTCGTCATGCCGAAACTGGCATCAAAATACTCCGTGGCACTTCAGGCCGGCAGCGCGCTGCTTGACGAACTGAACGCCTCCTACAAATCCGCTGCCCAGAAGCAGCAGATCCAGACCGTCGCCTACTATGAGACATTCAAGACGAAAGCCGTTTTGGTCGTTTCCAAGGAAAGTGCCAATCCAGGCGTTTCTGGAGTGAATCCAATTCCGATCGACGCCGACCATTCATCGATCTGCAAGCCAGTAAATCGTGAATCACCGATCTACATCAGCGTCCTGCGCAAACTTAGGAAGTTCGCAGAATCCTGCCCGGCGGCCGCCTCAACGCCCTCGATCGGGAATGACAAACCATTTGTCTTCGACTCTGCGGACTACTTGGAGAAAACGAAAGACCGGCGGGATCTCTTGGCTAAGTTAGAGGCGGCTAATAGGGAACATGAATACCGCTTCGCCAACGAAGCCCAGAATAAATTTGCTCAGTCATACATGCGGCTCGGCCTTCATGCCGCGGCTAAGGAAGCCAATGACAGTCTTCTCAATGATATCCAGCAGCGGTTTGAAACGCACATTTATCTTCCGCTGATTTGCAAAGGCGCGTCGGACGCCGAAATACAGGGCGCGTTGCAGATCACCTTGATCGATCCGATCGTTGAAAAGTATGCCGCATCACACAAGGTTCAGGCCCGGACCGTCATTGAAGGCATGTATTTCCTCACCGAACAGTGCCATATTCGATGGGATCCCGCATGA
- a CDS encoding ABC-three component system middle component 5 — MSLRLWYPQLDVYDTIRRMLGLLVAWPDEAMTPERLYISDFYLANPALLHKTHMLSDVRRDFRELSLPKPEKAFLSYPSPQMLFAKMEPVQKEALRTLVGKGFVALDSLRLGKVEGGEKLSEVAASLVLTTAERRLIRFLSTSFSQIGAGVPGELRLATGLRRPGA; from the coding sequence ATGAGCCTTCGCCTTTGGTATCCGCAACTAGACGTCTATGACACCATTCGGCGCATGCTCGGGCTGCTCGTCGCTTGGCCCGACGAAGCAATGACGCCTGAACGACTTTACATCTCAGATTTCTATTTGGCGAACCCGGCTTTGCTGCACAAGACGCACATGCTTAGCGATGTGCGTCGCGATTTCCGCGAGCTGTCGTTGCCCAAGCCCGAGAAGGCGTTTCTTAGCTATCCCTCGCCGCAGATGCTTTTTGCCAAGATGGAACCAGTTCAAAAGGAAGCATTGAGAACGTTGGTAGGCAAGGGTTTCGTCGCGCTCGATTCGCTCCGGCTTGGTAAAGTCGAAGGTGGAGAAAAACTCTCCGAAGTGGCAGCTTCGCTCGTGCTGACCACAGCGGAGCGCCGCCTAATCAGATTTCTCTCGACGAGCTTTTCGCAGATTGGAGCTGGTGTGCCGGGAGAGCTACGCTTGGCAACCGGCCTACGGCGGCCAGGGGCGTGA
- a CDS encoding UvrB/UvrC motif-containing protein encodes MTNAIEALRKRMQAAVDTLDFEEARRCRDQINLLRGGAAPDEAEQADLSGIERQQPGAMGLGTRQQRMTPPPGWKPPPKPDPMTKGRSSRGAGKRGQ; translated from the coding sequence ATGACCAACGCGATCGAAGCACTTCGAAAGAGAATGCAAGCCGCTGTCGATACGCTCGACTTCGAAGAGGCGCGCCGCTGCCGAGACCAGATCAATCTTTTGCGCGGCGGCGCGGCCCCCGACGAGGCAGAGCAAGCGGACCTGTCCGGCATCGAGCGGCAGCAGCCTGGCGCGATGGGACTCGGCACGCGCCAGCAACGCATGACACCGCCTCCGGGATGGAAGCCGCCACCGAAACCCGACCCTATGACCAAAGGACGATCGTCGCGTGGTGCAGGCAAGCGTGGACAATGA